A genome region from Dolichospermum compactum NIES-806 includes the following:
- a CDS encoding MogA/MoaB family molybdenum cofactor biosynthesis protein produces the protein MEFQPHPNTQQVSVTCAVITVSDTRSPDTDKSGQLIKELLLADDHTVSLYQIIKDEPKEIQSQMTTLGEDTRINAVIFNGGTGIAPRDTTYDALEKLLEKTLPGFGELFRFLSYQEIGSRAMASRAVAGVYQSKIIFSLPGSSNAVRLGMEKLILPELVHLVKQVNLQN, from the coding sequence ATGGAATTTCAACCACACCCCAATACACAGCAAGTTTCTGTAACTTGTGCGGTGATTACCGTCAGTGATACCCGTTCCCCAGATACAGATAAAAGTGGTCAATTAATTAAAGAACTACTTTTAGCTGATGATCACACTGTGTCATTGTATCAGATTATCAAAGATGAGCCTAAAGAAATTCAATCCCAAATGACAACCTTGGGCGAAGATACTCGTATCAATGCTGTGATTTTTAATGGAGGAACGGGAATTGCTCCCAGGGATACTACTTATGATGCTTTAGAAAAGCTATTAGAAAAGACTTTACCCGGATTTGGGGAATTATTTCGGTTTTTAAGTTATCAAGAAATTGGTTCTCGCGCTATGGCTTCTCGTGCTGTCGCCGGCGTTTATCAAAGCAAAATCATTTTTTCTCTTCCTGGTTCTAGTAATGCTGTGCGACTGGGGATGGAAAAGCTGATTTTACCAGAATTGGTACATTTGGTAAAACAGGTAAATTTGCAGAATTAA
- the psb28 gene encoding photosystem II reaction center protein Psb28 encodes MAKIQFARGIEETVVPDVRLTRAKQGESGTATFVFNNPDILAQDGTDEVTGLYLIDEEGEIVIPGVQGKFVNGKPESLEAIYVMKSNEEWDRFMRFMNRYAEENGLGLSKS; translated from the coding sequence ATGGCGAAAATTCAGTTTGCTAGAGGTATTGAAGAAACAGTAGTTCCAGATGTCCGGTTGACAAGAGCAAAACAAGGGGAAAGTGGTACAGCCACGTTTGTCTTCAACAATCCTGACATCTTGGCACAAGATGGTACAGATGAAGTTACCGGGTTGTATTTGATTGACGAAGAAGGGGAAATCGTGATTCCTGGGGTTCAGGGTAAATTTGTCAACGGTAAACCGGAATCCTTAGAAGCGATTTATGTGATGAAGTCTAATGAAGAATGGGATCGTTTTATGCGGTTCATGAATCGCTACGCCGAAGAAAATGGACTAGGATTAAGCAAGTCTTAA
- a CDS encoding alkaline phosphatase: MVIKSSSQSRFNRRLLATALIIVVGIFITLTNHSSAATPVTKTKNVILMIGDGMGWEMARAGAMAKGYNYTSGKGEGLSFQTLDNYALATTYGTTIAPGNGIFSTGNSALSNSNPITGASPMLPGFKFQPQFNPGNTPSGGGKNLNPNAVGNLVGYDPQRGGINPWTPGNDPEYIKYSYPDSANTATTLYTGVKSYNNAISVDIFEKPLETILKTAADRGKSTGIVTSVPVDHATPGAAAANVNRRNKYDGDYPTLDNILQQELRIYQPTVILGGGHPLTGASSQPLPTGVEPPTKFEYIRKTTYKELSKNPDQNRYQYTFLERGKNAADKLATTAARLDPNQGDRLLGLYGARGQEGNLPVSTADGDYSNTGLSIFSLFGSQGKNPDTVRPLLAGETDKSFIAKEINENPTLDDLTKAALAVLSKDKDGFWLMVEGGDIDWAAHDDNLDNMIGTVLDFDKAVKTTIDWIKNNGGWENNLLIVTADHDHYLTLNPNFSELLKEKGAEALTAESDSIKAGHFWGSNPNIKYGWGNHANRPVPVYYQGKGSAVLTNSVGKGFQLYGYDIPGIGGLVDQIHIYQTQRKAL, encoded by the coding sequence ATGGTAATTAAATCTAGTTCCCAATCCCGATTCAACCGCCGGTTACTGGCTACAGCGTTGATCATTGTAGTTGGTATATTCATCACTCTGACTAACCATTCTAGTGCCGCTACACCTGTCACCAAGACCAAAAACGTGATTCTGATGATTGGGGACGGTATGGGTTGGGAAATGGCTCGCGCTGGGGCTATGGCTAAAGGATATAATTACACTTCTGGTAAGGGGGAAGGACTGAGTTTTCAAACCCTAGATAATTATGCCCTGGCTACCACCTATGGTACTACAATTGCTCCTGGTAATGGAATTTTCAGCACGGGTAACTCTGCGTTGTCTAACTCTAATCCGATTACAGGTGCTAGTCCGATGTTACCAGGGTTTAAATTCCAACCCCAATTTAATCCCGGAAATACACCGTCTGGAGGAGGTAAAAATCTTAATCCTAATGCGGTAGGTAATTTAGTGGGTTATGATCCTCAGCGCGGGGGAATAAATCCTTGGACACCGGGTAATGATCCTGAGTATATTAAGTATAGTTATCCTGATTCTGCCAATACAGCAACTACTTTGTACACAGGAGTCAAAAGCTATAACAATGCTATTTCTGTGGATATATTTGAAAAACCTTTAGAAACTATCCTCAAAACTGCGGCTGATCGTGGTAAATCTACTGGGATTGTCACTTCTGTTCCTGTAGATCATGCTACACCGGGTGCAGCAGCAGCAAACGTTAATCGTCGCAATAAATATGATGGTGATTATCCAACTTTAGATAATATTCTCCAGCAGGAACTTCGCATATATCAACCAACTGTAATTTTAGGTGGTGGTCATCCGCTTACGGGTGCTAGTAGTCAACCTCTACCTACGGGTGTAGAACCGCCAACTAAGTTTGAATATATCAGGAAAACGACATATAAAGAGTTAAGCAAAAACCCTGATCAAAACCGTTATCAATATACATTTTTAGAACGAGGGAAAAATGCGGCTGATAAGTTAGCAACTACTGCGGCGAGATTAGATCCAAATCAGGGCGATCGCTTGTTAGGATTATATGGAGCTAGGGGACAAGAGGGAAATCTCCCTGTAAGTACCGCTGACGGTGATTACAGTAATACAGGCTTGAGTATTTTTTCCCTGTTTGGTTCTCAAGGAAAAAACCCCGATACAGTTCGGCCTCTACTTGCGGGAGAAACCGATAAATCTTTTATTGCAAAAGAAATTAATGAAAATCCCACACTTGATGATTTAACCAAAGCAGCTTTAGCAGTTTTATCTAAGGACAAAGATGGATTTTGGTTAATGGTAGAAGGTGGTGATATTGATTGGGCTGCCCATGATGATAATTTAGATAATATGATCGGGACAGTGTTGGATTTTGATAAAGCTGTAAAAACAACAATTGACTGGATTAAAAATAACGGTGGTTGGGAAAATAATCTACTAATTGTCACCGCTGATCATGATCATTATCTCACTTTAAATCCCAATTTTTCTGAACTGCTAAAAGAAAAAGGTGCAGAAGCTTTAACTGCTGAATCTGATTCTATCAAAGCTGGTCATTTTTGGGGTTCTAATCCTAACATCAAATATGGTTGGGGAAATCATGCTAACCGTCCAGTTCCTGTTTATTATCAAGGTAAGGGTTCAGCAGTTTTAACTAATTCTGTCGGTAAGGGGTTTCAACTTTATGGTTATGATATTCCTGGTATTGGGGGTTTAGTAGACCAAATTCACATTTATCAGACTCAACGAAAAGCATTATAA